Genomic window (Marinobacter fonticola):
CCGATATCACCCTCGCTCAAAGCCAGATGGATATCGCTGACCACGGTGGTATCGCCATAGCCACAGGTGAGATTATCGATCTCCAAGAGCCAGCTTGCGGATTCCTCCGACGCGTGTGCAGTGGTCATTTCAGCCGCCCAGGATGAGGAATTCGAGCAGCGCTTTTTGGGCGTGAAGGCGGTTTTCCGCCTCATCCCATACCACTGCGCTGGCGTGCTCCAGCATATCCTCGGATATTTCTTCGCCGCGATGGGCGGGCAGGCAGTGCATAAATAATGCTTCGGGATCTGCCAGCTTCATTAACTTGGGGGTGACCTGATAGGGCGCGAAAGCGCGCGCGCGGATGGCCTGCTCTTGTTCCTGGCCCATGGAGGCCCACACGTCCGTCGCGATCAGGTGAGCGCCGCGAACGGCTTCTTCCGGTTCGCGTATGACCTTCACCCGGTCGGCATTGGCGTCAAGCAGTTCCGCGTCCGGTTCGTAGCCCTCCGGGCAGGCAATATGCAATTTGAAACCGAATTGCTCGGCAGCGTTGATGTACGAGTCGCACATATTGTTGCCATCCCCAATCCAAGTCACGGTGGCGCCCCGAATGCTGCCCCGGTGCTCGCGGAAAGTCTGCATATCGGCCAGTAGCTGGCAGGGGTGAAACTGATCGGTCAAGGCATTGATGACCGGGACACTGGACGCTCCGGCAAACCGCTCGATCTTGTCGTGCTCGAATGTCCGGATCATCACCGCATCCACCATACTGGAAATAACCCGGGAAGAGTCCTCAATAGGTTCGCCGCGACCAAGCTGAGTATCGTTGGGCGAGAGAAAGAGTGCGCTGCCGCCCAGTTGGGTCATGCCGGCTTCGAAGGAAACCCGGGTCCGGGTGGACGCTTTCTCGAAGATCATGGCCAGTACGCGATTTCTGAGCGAGTCTCGGATTTCGCCCGAACGCCAGCCTTTCTTCAGGCTGATGGCGTTATCGATCAGTTGATCCAGCTCAGCCGGGGAAAAATCCAACAACGTAAGAAAATGTCTGGCAGCCATGCATCTGATTCCGTACTTGATCTAAATAAGGAGGGTTCAGGGGTTCTTTGTCGGGCTCAGGGAAATAGAGAACACCGGCAAGCGGCCATAATCCGCACCGGTACAATAGCGTTGTTTGCTGGTCAACGAGCCTGTCGCGAAACAGACTGGGCATAGTATCGGCAAATGCGGATATTGACAATGTGAGGGGCGCCCTCAGATAGGAGGAGAGCGTAACGGAACCGGCCGTTCTGGAGCTAGCTACAGAATGGCCGCGCGGGTTGCTCCATGGCCAGAATTCCGGCGGCTGTGTACAATGGGTATAAATTTAGTCACTTCTTAGTAACTTCCGCGACATGCGACTGGTCGGCCCGAATGGCCGGCACGACGACGAGGTAGATTTGTCTATGGATATCAATGAAACGATCAAAAGCCAGCTTCAGGACAATCCGATTATCCTGTACATGAAAGGCTCTCCCCAGCAGCCCCAGTGCGGCTTTTCCGCGCGCACGGTTCAGGCGCTGATGGCCTGCGGTGAGCGGTTTGCCTACGTGAATATCCTGGATAATCAGGAGTTGCGCGAATCACTCAAGGAGTACTCCAACTGGCCGACTTATCCGCAGCTCTATATCAATGGCGAATTGGTTGGCGGCTGCGATATCGTGCTGGAAATGTCAGAGAATGGCGAGTTGGCTGAAATGGTCAAGGCTGCTGCCCCGAAAAGTGAAAGCACCGAGAACTGATGCTCTCATTTGAGCTGACGGCTCTCCTAGTCTGAGGTCCTTGGTCTAGACTGAAGGCTTTCGCCCTGGGCTGAGGGCTCTTGTCCTGAGGTAAAGCTCTTTTCTGAGCTGGAGGCTCCTGCCGTGGGGTGCGATGCGCCTATCGTAGGGTCGAATCATTCGGCGCGCGGGGAGAATCTAAGCTCCACCTGAAAACGAAAACCTCGATCCCGAGCCGATTCCGGAGGCTCGGGATAGGGGCTGGCAGCCAGGGCGCTTTGCCGGGCTGCCAGATCAAGCGTTGCTTTTCCGGAACTTTCAACGGTGTCCACGCGCCTCAAAGCCCCGCTTTCCAATAGATGTAACTCCAACCTTACCGTGCGAACCTGCTTCAGGCTGCGTATAGAGCGTACCGGCCGGCTGTCCAATTCGTCGCTTATGTGCCGCCACAGCAAGCTGACGTAGGGATCTTGCTCGATCTCTTCTTCCGGCAATTGGGCGCGATCTTCTCTGATGTCGGGCGTCGGCGTTTCAACGGGCGAGCCTGCGCTGTTTTGCTGGCTGGGTGCCCCGGGAGGGCTAGGCATACTGGATTGACTAGATGCGCTGGAGGGATTGGAGGCTGCATCCATGCGGGGGCTGTTCCGCGGCGAGAATGAGCGATGTGACTCGCCTGCCTCAAGGGACAGTGATTCAGATTGGTTTGTTGGCGGGCGTTGTTGCTCCGCCGGAGCAGGTTCCCTTGTAGGCGCTGCCTCGGGACGAGCGTCCGCGCGGTATGGGTCGGGTGTCTTGTGCGCCGGTTCATTCTTGGCGGGCGATGAGGCTGCGCTGCTCCTGCTGGGCGCGCTTGCCTTACTGGCTTCCTGACGGTCGGCCAGGAGCGTGAAACGGACGGTCGAGGATTTGGGGGTCGGCTCGAGTGCCCAATTATGCAGGATAGCCGCAAGGATAAGCGTGTGCAGCAGGAACGCCACCGACAGCGTAAGCACCAGGCGATAGGTCGGCTGGCCATTCTGGTGACGGGGCAACGGCATGTGGCTCCTGCATCAACTCGCGACAGCGGTAGTCAGTCTATCCCGCACTCCGCCGCAAACTGCCGACAACTGCATCGAGAGCCCGGTCGATTAACGCGCCCTGTTCCAAGATGGTTAGGCGGCCTCGACGCATTTCGTGAGCCAGGTCGGTGCGGCTTTTTTCGATAACCTTAAGGCCCATCCGGTTGACGAAGACGAAGCAATCGGCTTCCTCAATGACGGCTGAAAGTTTGCAGCGAAAGCGCGCGCCGTTAACCAAATTAAACTCGACCCAGTGACCTACGGCGATTTCATCGATTTTGCTGATGTACTCGGCAGTGGCGGCGTCTTCGATTTCCTGCTGCCGCGCGATGGCCGTGGAGCCATCTTCGGATGCCAGTTCAACCTCCCCGCTGTCGACCGCTACCGCGGATCCCTGTTCGGGCGGTGAATCGGCGCGGGCCTCGGCGAGGGCATGAGCTCGGAAGGCTTCGGTCAGCTCGTGTTTGAGGTCGCTCATCATGGCATCAAGCCCGGTCGAGTTATAGGACACTTCCTCCAGTCCCGCACGCAAGCTCTTGAGCAGTCCCGGCACAACGCGAACCCATTGATCGCGCTCGTCATCTTCGAGATGCGGATGCAAGCACCAGATCAGATCGTCAACCACCCGAACGGACTGGTTCCAGCGGTGCTCAACGTCATTGCGCAGGTAGGCCAGGAACATCACCCGGCTCCAGCCGTTAACGAGAATATTGCGGATAGTATCGGGGACCTGATGGCGACGGAGTTTTTCTTGCAGGAGTTGATCGACCGTCTCTTGGGCTTTCTGTGATTTGATGCGGCCGCGTTCGGATTCGCGGGTGCGTTGTTCTACCAGGGTGGCCTTGCGGTTTTCCCGGGCCAGGAATTGGTCGAACTCCTCGTTGAGCTGTTCAAATAAGGCAATATCGCCGTCGTATTCGTCGAGAACCCTCAGCACGATATTGTGAATTTGCTCATACAGCTTGTCGCGGACCTTTTCGTCACTCTCGCTCCAGCCGATACCAGCCCGGGCCAGGGCATTGAGCAGCTTGCGCGCTGGATGCGTTGCGCGGCTGAAAAACGTTTTATCCTTGATCACAACTTTAAGGATGGGGATCTGGAGCCGGCTGATCAGCACTTGGATGGGCGCCGACAAATTGTGGTCATCGAGGATGAAGTCAAACAGCATTGACACCAGGTTAATCAGGTCTTCGTCCGCTTCGCTTAGGGCGGCGGGCTTACCGTCACTGGGCTTTTGTTGCTGCAGCAGGTGTTGAACGACCTCATGCAGGTCGACGACGATCGGCTCGCCCTTGCTCAGATTATCGGTAGCATGGGTGTTGGGGTCGTGGGGGATGTGGGCCAGCAACTGGAAAAGCTCTGCCCCGGCGACGACGTGCAGGCTGGGGTTCGACGAGCGCGGCATGCCCCCGTTATTGCGTTGTTGCGCCAGTAGTTCGCGAATTTGCTCGAAAACAGCGTCACTTCGATCGGCGCCACCCATACCCGGCACTTCGCCATCGGCGACCGGTTTTTTGACTGACTCGGGCTGAGGTTTCTGTGCTGTCTGGCCTGTTTTGCCATGAAAACGGAAGTTGGGAATGATACCGGCCTGAATCAGGATCCGGTTGGCCTCGTCCAGCAGCATACCGAGATTCGATACGACATAACGGTCGAACTGCTTGAGTACGATCAGCCGCTCGCGGATCTGGATCTCCAGAGCCTGGGCGGCTTCGACGAAAGCACTGCATAGGTGTTCCGGCGCCAGCGGATTGACTGGATCTTCTTCGCTGGCTTTGGGATAGATAGAGCTGAACCGCGCCTGAAGCTGTATCAGCGGCCCTTGGAAATAGGCGCGGGACTTGGAAATCATGGCGTTGAGCGCGACTTGTTCTTCCAGCTCATCGTTCTGGATCAGGGACAGCGTTTCCGCCGTGGTTCCGCTGTGGTCGACCACCTCTGGGGAGGTCGTGCGCGGTGGCTGAACGAAAAGCTGGCTGACGGCTGTCTGAAAATGCTTTTCGACGCCCTTACGCTTGATGCGGATTTCGCGCATCGCTTCGAAGTAGCGGTTCTGCTCGTTGTTGCTACGCGCGTTGTTGGCAAGCTCGAATAGGGAGTCATCCACGGCGTCAAAGGCGCCTTGCAGCAGATCGCCCAGGCCAGCGACAACGGTATCCCGGATCTTGCTGATTTCCTTAGGCAAGCCAGCAGCGCTCCCCGGGCTCTTGTGCTCGTGGAGATAATGTATGCCGGACTGCTTATTCATGGCCAACTCCTTCTACGCCTCAACCGGATACATGACCGAGCAAACTGCCTTATAATTATAGGGATCAAGATCTTACGCACCGCGGATTATAAAAGCTCAAATGCAAATAGGTATTAACTTCCGTTCATCATTTGAGCATAAACAGTATTAGCCTCAAAGTGTAATTGCTGGGGATGACATTAACAAAATATAACATCTATACAGTGAAAAGGCCGCCCTTATGCCAAGGACGGCCTGATTCATTAACTGTCGTACAGGGTTTGTCGAGGAAGTTCGCGACTAACCAGGCAGCGCCCTAGGGAAAGGCATGGTGTCAGCTCACGTAAACCGGGCCTATACCGACACTCCAGATGACCACGCTGATAGCGAGCAGTGCCACCAGCATCACCAAACCTACGGTCAGTACCGAGGAGGCAAACATGAAGCCCCGATCGGCCGGAATTTTCATGAGAATGGGCAAGCCCTCGTACAACAGATATACCGAATAGCCTACGGCGATCAGCCCGACCAGCATGTTCACCCAGATATTGGGGTAAGCGGCGATCACCCCCATCAGAAACACCGGGGTTGCAGTATAGGCGGCAAGAATAACGCCTTTTGGGTTATCTTCACGAACGCCGTAGGTGGCGGCGAAAAAGTCAATGAATCGTCCGATGATGTAGATGCCGGCCAGCATGGCGGCATAGAACAGTGCGCACAGCTGTAAAGCACTGCTGAAGGTTAGCCTTATGACCTGCCCGTCGCCGATCTGCCAGCCCACCTGAGTCGTGCCGTAGAGGCCGGCTAAGGCGGGTACCAGCGCCAGAAACAAGATGTGCCCAAAGTAAAGGTGAGTGACGGATTCGGAGTCCTTGCGAATGGACTCCCATTCCTGATCGGGGTCCGTCAGCAACCCCATTGTGTGACCTAGGCTCATGGATATGACTCCGCGTTATTATTGTAGATCTACGTAGTCAGTTTTGAGCCATGGCTGCGAGCGGGTCAAGAAATCGATTAAATTTTGATCTTCCTAGCCGGTCGTTCGTTATAACTGCAATGCATAGCTTTTAAAGATCTGCGCGCAGTTTCTGGCGCCTTAGCGGTGGGTGGACGTTCGCCGCTTTGACCACATTGTCCTTGATCTGCAGAACTTCGATGCGCACGCCGTTGACCTTGAGGCAAACATTATTCTCTGGGATCGTCTCCAGTGTTTCGGTAATCAGGCCATTCAGCGTTTTGGGGCCGTCGGTGGGCAGCTTCCAGCCCAGCATCTTGTTAATCGTACGAATATGGGCTGAACCATCGATGATGTAAGTGCCGTCGTCCTGGGGGATGACATCCGGGCTGGTGGCTGCGTAGTCGGTGGTGAAGTCGCCAACGATCTCCTCCAGAATGTCTTCCAGTGTTGCGATACCCAATACGTCGCCATATTCGTCCACCACGATACCGATGCGGCGCTTGGCCTTCTGGAAGTTGATCAGTTGGAGGTGTAGCGGTGTGCTTTCGGGAACGAAATAGGGTTCCCGGCACAGCTGCATGATCATGGCTTTGTTGATGTCGTCCTGCATCAGCAGCTTGGACAGGTTGCGCAGGTGGAGCATGCCCTGGATGTTGTTGATGTCTCCCTTGAAAACCGGCAGGCGCGTGTGCTGGCTGTTACGGGCCTGGCGCAGGATGGTTTCAAGGTCGTCGTCCAGGTCGATGCCCACGACCTCGTTGCGGGGCACCATAATGTCGTTCACCGTCACCTTTTCCAGGTCGAGAATGCTCACCAGCATGTCTTTGTGTTTACGTGGAATAAGCGCGCCTGCCTCGTTGACCAGCGTGCGCAACTCCTCGCGGCTGAGATGTTCGGTAGAGGCGTCTTTGGCCGATATGCGTAGCAGCTTCAGGAATGCACCCGTAAATAGATTGACCAGCCAGACGATTGGATAAAGGATCTTGAGCAGGGGCTGCAGAATATAGCTGGCCGGGAAGGCAATGCGCTCGGGAAATAGAGCGGCCAGGGTTTTGGGGGTGACTTCGGCAAAAATAAGGATAACGACCGTCAGCAGAACGGTTGCGATGGCGATGCCGGCGTCGCCCCAAAGGCGAATTGCAATAACAGTCGCAATGGACGAGGCAAAAATGTTGACGAAGTTGTTGCCTATCAGGATCACACCGATAAGCTGATCGGTGCGCTGTAGCATTCTGCTGGCCCGTTTCGCGCCGCGATGACCGGTCTTGGCGAGGTGTTTCAGTCGATAACGGTTCAGGGTCATCATGCCGGTTTCCGAGCTGGAGAAAAACGCGGACATGACGATGAGAGCGGCG
Coding sequences:
- the grxD gene encoding Grx4 family monothiol glutaredoxin, which produces MDINETIKSQLQDNPIILYMKGSPQQPQCGFSARTVQALMACGERFAYVNILDNQELRESLKEYSNWPTYPQLYINGELVGGCDIVLEMSENGELAEMVKAAAPKSESTEN
- a CDS encoding energy transducer TonB family protein, whose product is MPLPRHQNGQPTYRLVLTLSVAFLLHTLILAAILHNWALEPTPKSSTVRFTLLADRQEASKASAPSRSSAASSPAKNEPAHKTPDPYRADARPEAAPTREPAPAEQQRPPTNQSESLSLEAGESHRSFSPRNSPRMDAASNPSSASSQSSMPSPPGAPSQQNSAGSPVETPTPDIREDRAQLPEEEIEQDPYVSLLWRHISDELDSRPVRSIRSLKQVRTVRLELHLLESGALRRVDTVESSGKATLDLAARQSALAASPYPEPPESARDRGFRFQVELRFSPRAE
- a CDS encoding DUF1631 domain-containing protein; translation: MNKQSGIHYLHEHKSPGSAAGLPKEISKIRDTVVAGLGDLLQGAFDAVDDSLFELANNARSNNEQNRYFEAMREIRIKRKGVEKHFQTAVSQLFVQPPRTTSPEVVDHSGTTAETLSLIQNDELEEQVALNAMISKSRAYFQGPLIQLQARFSSIYPKASEEDPVNPLAPEHLCSAFVEAAQALEIQIRERLIVLKQFDRYVVSNLGMLLDEANRILIQAGIIPNFRFHGKTGQTAQKPQPESVKKPVADGEVPGMGGADRSDAVFEQIRELLAQQRNNGGMPRSSNPSLHVVAGAELFQLLAHIPHDPNTHATDNLSKGEPIVVDLHEVVQHLLQQQKPSDGKPAALSEADEDLINLVSMLFDFILDDHNLSAPIQVLISRLQIPILKVVIKDKTFFSRATHPARKLLNALARAGIGWSESDEKVRDKLYEQIHNIVLRVLDEYDGDIALFEQLNEEFDQFLARENRKATLVEQRTRESERGRIKSQKAQETVDQLLQEKLRRHQVPDTIRNILVNGWSRVMFLAYLRNDVEHRWNQSVRVVDDLIWCLHPHLEDDERDQWVRVVPGLLKSLRAGLEEVSYNSTGLDAMMSDLKHELTEAFRAHALAEARADSPPEQGSAVAVDSGEVELASEDGSTAIARQQEIEDAATAEYISKIDEIAVGHWVEFNLVNGARFRCKLSAVIEEADCFVFVNRMGLKVIEKSRTDLAHEMRRGRLTILEQGALIDRALDAVVGSLRRSAG
- the argF gene encoding ornithine carbamoyltransferase, giving the protein MAARHFLTLLDFSPAELDQLIDNAISLKKGWRSGEIRDSLRNRVLAMIFEKASTRTRVSFEAGMTQLGGSALFLSPNDTQLGRGEPIEDSSRVISSMVDAVMIRTFEHDKIERFAGASSVPVINALTDQFHPCQLLADMQTFREHRGSIRGATVTWIGDGNNMCDSYINAAEQFGFKLHIACPEGYEPDAELLDANADRVKVIREPEEAVRGAHLIATDVWASMGQEQEQAIRARAFAPYQVTPKLMKLADPEALFMHCLPAHRGEEISEDMLEHASAVVWDEAENRLHAQKALLEFLILGG
- a CDS encoding HlyC/CorC family transporter gives rise to the protein MNEAPLSALFILLAALIVMSAFFSSSETGMMTLNRYRLKHLAKTGHRGAKRASRMLQRTDQLIGVILIGNNFVNIFASSIATVIAIRLWGDAGIAIATVLLTVVILIFAEVTPKTLAALFPERIAFPASYILQPLLKILYPIVWLVNLFTGAFLKLLRISAKDASTEHLSREELRTLVNEAGALIPRKHKDMLVSILDLEKVTVNDIMVPRNEVVGIDLDDDLETILRQARNSQHTRLPVFKGDINNIQGMLHLRNLSKLLMQDDINKAMIMQLCREPYFVPESTPLHLQLINFQKAKRRIGIVVDEYGDVLGIATLEDILEEIVGDFTTDYAATSPDVIPQDDGTYIIDGSAHIRTINKMLGWKLPTDGPKTLNGLITETLETIPENNVCLKVNGVRIEVLQIKDNVVKAANVHPPLRRQKLRADL
- a CDS encoding Yip1 family protein; translated protein: MSLGHTMGLLTDPDQEWESIRKDSESVTHLYFGHILFLALVPALAGLYGTTQVGWQIGDGQVIRLTFSSALQLCALFYAAMLAGIYIIGRFIDFFAATYGVREDNPKGVILAAYTATPVFLMGVIAAYPNIWVNMLVGLIAVGYSVYLLYEGLPILMKIPADRGFMFASSVLTVGLVMLVALLAISVVIWSVGIGPVYVS